A section of the Acidobacterium capsulatum ATCC 51196 genome encodes:
- a CDS encoding 3'-5' exoribonuclease YhaM family protein: MIADLARYENQSITGFFCASQKSVRNKKDGAPYLALVLADSTGQVEALLWDMTDCRGEFSQGDVVKVRGQVGRYRDKLQLTLSQIRKAEPNEFTLADFVRATERDVNELWQELESWVASFTDADLQRLVRAFLNDAEIGGALREAPAAKSMHHAWIGGLLEHIVSLVGLCDRVASYYPGIHRDLVLTGAMLHDIGKLAELRWGMSFDYTLPGQLLGHITMGVNMVERKIAELGDFPAEKRVLVEHMILSHHGRYEYGSPKLPMIPEAILLHYLDDLDAKMQTVTNEFARAAASGRDAAEMTEWVRSMERPLLNTRAYLATAEKPTASEDTDAGT; the protein is encoded by the coding sequence ATGATCGCCGATCTCGCGCGGTATGAGAATCAGTCGATCACCGGCTTTTTCTGTGCCTCGCAGAAGAGCGTGCGCAATAAGAAGGATGGCGCGCCTTATCTGGCGCTGGTGCTGGCCGACAGTACCGGGCAGGTTGAGGCCCTTCTGTGGGACATGACCGATTGCCGCGGCGAGTTTTCGCAAGGCGACGTGGTGAAGGTTCGCGGGCAGGTGGGCCGCTATCGCGATAAATTGCAACTCACACTTTCACAAATCCGCAAGGCTGAGCCGAATGAGTTCACACTGGCGGATTTTGTGAGGGCGACCGAGCGCGATGTGAACGAGCTGTGGCAGGAGCTGGAGAGCTGGGTGGCCAGCTTTACCGACGCCGATCTGCAACGGCTGGTGCGGGCCTTTCTGAATGACGCGGAGATTGGCGGCGCGCTGCGGGAGGCTCCGGCAGCGAAGAGCATGCATCATGCGTGGATTGGCGGGCTGCTGGAGCACATTGTGTCGCTGGTGGGGCTGTGCGACCGCGTGGCGAGCTACTATCCTGGGATTCATCGCGACCTGGTGCTGACGGGCGCCATGCTGCACGACATTGGCAAGCTGGCCGAGCTGCGCTGGGGCATGAGCTTTGACTACACGCTGCCGGGACAGTTGCTGGGCCACATCACCATGGGCGTGAACATGGTAGAGCGGAAGATTGCGGAGCTGGGGGATTTTCCGGCAGAGAAGCGCGTGCTGGTGGAGCACATGATTCTGAGCCACCATGGCCGGTATGAATATGGGTCGCCGAAGCTGCCGATGATTCCGGAAGCGATTCTGCTGCACTATCTGGATGACCTCGATGCGAAGATGCAGACGGTGACGAACGAGTTTGCGCGCGCTGCGGCGAGTGGCCGGGATGCGGCGGAGATGACCGAATGGGTGCGGTCAATGGAGCGGCCGCTGTTGAATACGCGGGCCTATCTGGCCACGGCGGAGAAGCCGACTGCGAGCGAGGATACCGACGCCGGTACGTGA
- a CDS encoding EVE domain-containing protein gives MPYLLKTEPDVYSIDDLERDRETIWDGVGNPQAVGYLARMPIGEMLVIYHTSGEKRATGLAKCVAVNAENPKVPEVRIRFVKKLKTPRTLAGMKEMKLFAESPLVRQGRLGVVPLTAAQYEWIAGQ, from the coding sequence ATGCCTTACCTTTTGAAGACTGAGCCCGATGTGTATTCGATTGACGACCTGGAGCGCGACCGCGAGACGATCTGGGACGGGGTGGGGAATCCGCAGGCGGTGGGCTACCTGGCGCGCATGCCGATTGGCGAGATGCTGGTGATCTACCACACGAGCGGCGAGAAGCGCGCGACCGGGCTGGCCAAGTGCGTGGCCGTGAATGCGGAGAATCCGAAGGTGCCGGAAGTGCGGATTCGCTTTGTGAAGAAGCTGAAGACGCCGCGCACGCTTGCGGGGATGAAAGAGATGAAGCTGTTTGCGGAGTCTCCGCTGGTGCGGCAGGGCCGCCTTGGAGTGGTGCCGCTGACGGCGGCGCAGTATGAGTGGATCGCGGGCCAGTAG
- the aroC gene encoding chorismate synthase, with translation MLRFSTAGESHGESLIALVSGMPAGVPIDQDFVNRELWRRQQGYGRGGRMRIEQDTAHFLSGVRHGKTIGSPIAMEIENRDWKNWTEILPVETGDASKHKAVASPRPGHADLAGALKYDFAEARYVLERASARESTARVAAGAVAKSLLLELGIDVASHVVRVGNVEMERTATWAEIAALRELDEVMLGCVDAETEARMKAEVDRALLTKDTIGGVFEVVVHGAPAGIGTYANWDERLDGVLAQAVMSLQAVKAVEIGRGVTAAASMGSDVHDAIGYAAELPEGAHTRFTRERNNAGGIEGGISNGEDVVVRGYLKPISTLRQPLASVRFDTREETKAAYERSDVCVVPAAGVAAEAMVALAFGRLLLEKFGGDSLRELKRNYDGYLEQIRRF, from the coding sequence ATGCTTCGATTTTCTACAGCCGGGGAATCCCACGGCGAAAGCCTGATTGCGCTGGTGTCTGGTATGCCGGCGGGCGTGCCGATTGATCAGGATTTCGTAAACCGCGAACTTTGGCGCCGCCAGCAGGGCTATGGCCGTGGCGGCCGCATGCGCATTGAGCAGGACACGGCTCACTTTTTGAGCGGCGTGCGTCATGGCAAGACGATCGGCTCGCCCATCGCGATGGAAATTGAGAATCGCGATTGGAAGAACTGGACCGAGATTCTTCCCGTAGAGACGGGCGATGCGAGCAAGCACAAGGCGGTGGCTTCGCCGCGCCCGGGGCATGCGGACCTTGCCGGGGCGCTGAAGTATGACTTTGCCGAAGCGCGGTATGTGCTGGAGCGTGCCTCGGCGCGCGAGTCCACGGCGCGTGTGGCGGCGGGCGCTGTGGCGAAGTCGCTGCTGCTTGAGCTGGGCATCGATGTGGCGAGTCATGTGGTTCGCGTCGGCAATGTGGAGATGGAGCGCACGGCGACGTGGGCTGAGATTGCCGCGTTGCGCGAGTTGGATGAAGTGATGCTTGGCTGTGTGGATGCCGAGACCGAGGCGCGCATGAAGGCCGAGGTGGATCGCGCGCTGCTGACCAAAGACACGATTGGCGGTGTGTTTGAGGTGGTGGTGCATGGCGCGCCGGCTGGCATTGGCACTTATGCCAATTGGGATGAGCGGCTGGATGGCGTGCTGGCGCAGGCGGTGATGTCACTGCAGGCGGTGAAGGCTGTGGAGATTGGGCGCGGTGTGACGGCGGCGGCCTCGATGGGCTCGGATGTGCACGATGCCATCGGCTATGCGGCGGAGCTGCCTGAGGGCGCGCACACGCGCTTCACTCGCGAGCGGAACAATGCGGGCGGCATTGAAGGCGGCATTTCAAATGGCGAGGATGTGGTGGTGCGCGGCTATCTGAAGCCGATCTCGACGTTGCGCCAGCCTCTGGCCTCAGTGCGGTTTGACACGCGCGAAGAGACGAAGGCGGCGTATGAACGCAGCGACGTCTGCGTGGTGCCGGCGGCCGGCGTGGCTGCCGAGGCGATGGTGGCGCTGGCCTTTGGACGGCTGCTGCTGGAGAAGTTTGGCGGCGATTCGCTGCGCGAATTGAAGCGTAACTATGACGGTTACCTGGAACAGATTCGCAGGTTTTAG
- the def gene encoding peptide deformylase has protein sequence MIRPIVKYPDPVLQQPAEPVTEFNEELRALVDDMFESMYEAKGIGLAAPQIGISKRLTVIDLSFKENPDEKIVLINPEIIHREGRQYEEEGCLSLPDIREKVVRAEKVTVRAQNLDGEWFEMDGEELLSRAFQHEIDHLDGVLFIFRISALKRDLVLRRIRKMQRAGEW, from the coding sequence ATGATTCGACCGATTGTGAAGTATCCCGACCCAGTGTTGCAGCAACCGGCAGAGCCGGTGACCGAGTTTAACGAGGAGCTGCGCGCGCTGGTCGATGACATGTTTGAGTCGATGTATGAGGCGAAGGGCATCGGGCTGGCCGCGCCGCAGATCGGCATTTCGAAGCGGCTGACGGTGATTGACCTAAGCTTCAAAGAGAATCCGGACGAGAAGATTGTGCTGATCAATCCGGAGATTATTCATCGCGAGGGCCGCCAGTATGAGGAAGAAGGCTGCCTGAGCCTGCCGGATATTCGCGAAAAGGTGGTGCGCGCGGAAAAAGTAACTGTGCGTGCGCAGAATCTGGATGGCGAGTGGTTTGAGATGGATGGCGAGGAGCTGCTGTCACGGGCTTTTCAGCATGAGATCGATCATCTGGACGGGGTGCTGTTTATCTTTCGCATCAGCGCGCTGAAGCGGGACCTGGTGCTGCGGCGCATTCGCAAGATGCAGCGCGCGGGCGAGTGGTAG
- the fmt gene encoding methionyl-tRNA formyltransferase encodes MKLVFCGTPAFAVPTLEALLQAGHDVALVVTQPDRPSGRGMQVLAPPVKQTALAAGLPVVQPEKIKNNLEFRAQLEAIAPDAIIVVAYGRIIPKWMLDLPRYGNLNLHASLLPKYRGAAPIQWAVAMGETVTGATTMRIDEGLDTGDMLLQDEMEIPPAMTAEELFPLLAEMGAPLMVETLAGLEQGTVTPQKQDEAQATLAPILTREDGRVDFARSAAEIYNRWRGFQPWPGAWTMLGGKKLTLHRMLLAEREDRAEPGMVRVHAGRLFFACGDGGWLEIAELQLEGKKRMPVTDFLRGNTLAPETRLGA; translated from the coding sequence ATGAAGCTGGTATTTTGCGGCACGCCCGCGTTTGCTGTTCCTACGCTGGAGGCGCTGCTGCAGGCCGGGCACGATGTGGCGCTGGTGGTGACGCAGCCGGACCGGCCGAGCGGACGCGGCATGCAAGTGTTGGCTCCGCCGGTGAAGCAGACGGCGCTGGCCGCGGGGCTGCCGGTGGTGCAGCCGGAGAAGATCAAGAACAATCTGGAATTTCGCGCGCAACTGGAGGCGATTGCTCCGGATGCAATCATTGTGGTGGCGTATGGGCGGATTATCCCGAAGTGGATGCTCGATCTGCCGCGCTACGGCAATCTGAATCTGCATGCTTCGCTGCTGCCGAAGTATCGCGGGGCCGCGCCGATTCAATGGGCCGTGGCGATGGGTGAAACGGTGACGGGCGCGACGACGATGCGCATCGACGAGGGCCTGGATACGGGCGATATGCTGCTGCAGGATGAGATGGAGATTCCGCCCGCGATGACGGCGGAGGAGCTGTTTCCGCTGCTGGCGGAGATGGGCGCTCCCCTGATGGTGGAGACGCTGGCCGGGCTGGAGCAGGGCACAGTCACGCCGCAAAAACAGGATGAGGCGCAGGCAACGCTGGCGCCGATATTGACGCGTGAAGATGGACGCGTGGATTTTGCACGCAGCGCGGCGGAGATCTATAACCGCTGGCGGGGTTTTCAGCCGTGGCCGGGTGCGTGGACGATGCTGGGCGGCAAGAAGCTGACGCTGCATCGCATGCTGTTGGCCGAGCGCGAGGATCGCGCGGAGCCGGGTATGGTGCGTGTGCATGCGGGGCGGTTGTTTTTCGCCTGCGGCGATGGCGGCTGGCTGGAGATTGCGGAGCTGCAACTTGAGGGCAAGAAGCGTATGCCGGTGACGGACTTTTTGCGAGGGAACACGCTCGCGCCAGAAACGCGGCTGGGCGCATGA
- a CDS encoding transcription antitermination factor NusB, with protein sequence MIAPARRVAFDLLQRMATSDAHSDELLRTMKVNALAAQDRNLVTTLVLGTLRWQPALDQILLQFLTRPDQRLSEPVRAALRLGAFQLLHLDRVPPHAVLNDSVELVKLSNEAYATGLVNAVLRKVMHMPRGAGMDAAAAHPAWLAARWRRHFGAEAAQAICEYDQQASPVALRVQSANPAEELTGEGVECAPGEWLNDACRVLRGDVARTQAFAEGRVRVQDEGSQLVAELAAAAMPEAKRVLDACAAPGGKTAVLAERLAEARIVALEISERRREQMKRNLKAYEGRVECVAGDASALPAEPEYDLILCDAPCSGTGTMARNPEIRLRVYPEDLTRQQARQVAILRGVAGALKPGGRVVYATCSLEPEENEDVVRAVAARVGLRVVEMTPLVEQLAARGVLTERGRENVLAAITNDQLRTLPGVHPCDGFFAAVLERVD encoded by the coding sequence ATGATTGCTCCGGCGCGCCGGGTGGCGTTTGATTTGCTGCAACGCATGGCCACGAGCGATGCGCATAGTGACGAGTTGCTGCGCACGATGAAGGTGAATGCGCTGGCAGCACAGGACCGCAACCTGGTGACGACGCTGGTGCTGGGCACGCTGCGCTGGCAGCCGGCTTTGGATCAAATACTGTTACAGTTTTTGACGCGGCCCGATCAGCGGCTTTCAGAGCCGGTGCGCGCGGCGCTGCGGCTGGGTGCGTTTCAATTGCTGCATCTGGATCGCGTGCCCCCGCATGCGGTGCTGAATGACAGCGTGGAGCTGGTGAAGCTCTCGAATGAAGCCTACGCAACCGGGCTGGTGAATGCGGTGCTGCGCAAGGTGATGCACATGCCGCGCGGAGCAGGGATGGATGCGGCGGCGGCGCACCCCGCGTGGCTGGCCGCGCGCTGGCGGCGGCACTTTGGGGCCGAAGCGGCGCAGGCGATTTGTGAGTATGACCAGCAGGCGAGCCCGGTGGCGTTGCGTGTGCAGAGTGCAAATCCTGCAGAAGAGCTGACGGGCGAGGGCGTGGAGTGCGCGCCGGGCGAGTGGCTGAATGACGCCTGCCGGGTGTTGCGCGGCGATGTGGCCAGAACGCAGGCCTTTGCCGAGGGCCGCGTGCGCGTGCAGGACGAAGGGTCGCAACTGGTGGCAGAGCTGGCGGCCGCCGCGATGCCGGAGGCGAAGCGGGTGCTGGATGCGTGCGCTGCTCCCGGAGGCAAGACGGCTGTGCTGGCCGAGCGGCTGGCGGAGGCGCGGATTGTAGCGCTTGAGATCAGCGAGCGGCGGCGCGAACAGATGAAGCGCAATCTGAAGGCCTACGAAGGGCGTGTGGAGTGCGTGGCGGGAGATGCGTCGGCGCTGCCTGCAGAGCCAGAGTATGACCTGATTCTGTGCGATGCGCCCTGCAGCGGCACGGGAACGATGGCGCGGAATCCGGAGATTCGGCTGCGGGTGTATCCGGAGGACCTGACGCGGCAACAGGCGCGGCAGGTTGCCATTCTGCGTGGTGTGGCCGGGGCACTGAAGCCCGGCGGGCGCGTGGTGTATGCGACGTGTTCGCTGGAGCCGGAAGAGAATGAAGATGTGGTGCGCGCGGTGGCGGCGCGCGTGGGGTTGCGGGTGGTGGAGATGACTCCGCTGGTGGAGCAACTGGCCGCCAGGGGTGTGCTGACAGAGCGCGGGCGGGAAAATGTGCTCGCCGCAATTACAAATGACCAGTTGCGCACGCTGCCCGGGGTGCATCCCTGCGATGGTTTTTTTGCCGCGGTGCTGGAGCGGGTGGACTAA